Proteins encoded by one window of Pelmatolapia mariae isolate MD_Pm_ZW linkage group LG14, Pm_UMD_F_2, whole genome shotgun sequence:
- the xaf1 gene encoding XIAP-associated factor 1 isoform X2: MEDKEATRTCGQCHKEVAEANFALHETHCSRFLCLCPDCNESVPRDQLKDHREEQHAEVSCSKCNKKMERSQLMDHEADECVERLQACQFCDLEVPSKELDGHSLVCGSRTELCRDCGCYVRLRDQPNHGLTCSVTEKSSSPLQATSRALKEKISVNCTRCMASFPVADIDEHEMECITTTRWEYEVEKQSKGASEEELEEESEEESEDEVDFSKKGGTPQLMTTDKELNFSDRPSRGPWINGGDPDQISTCPHCHLALPVSTLQWHEVKCRRHICLN, translated from the exons ATGGAAGACAAGGAGGCAACACGCACCTGCGGCCAGTG CCACAAAGAGGTCGCTGAAGCCAACTTTGCTCTACATGAGACGCACTGCAGCCGATTCCTGTGTCTCTGCCCGGACTGCAATGAATCAgttcccagggatcagctgaaggATCACAGAGAGGAACAGCATGCAGAG GTGAGCTGCTCCAAGTGCAACAAGAAGATGGAACGTTCTCAGCTGATGGATCATGAG GCTGATGAATGTGTGGAGCGTCTGCAGGCATGCCAGTTTTGTGACCTGGAGGTGCCGTCGAAGGAGCTGGACGGACACAGCTTGGTGTGTGGGAGCCGCACTGAGCTCTGCAGAGACTGCGGCTGTTATGTCAGACTGAGAGACCAGCCCAATCATGGCTTGACCTGCTCAGTCACTGAGAAGTCATCAAGTCCCCTACAAGCGACCAGCAGGGCACTCAAAGAGA AAATATCAGTGAATTGTACCAGATGTATGGCATCATTTCCAGTTGCTGATATAGACGAACATGAG ATGGAGTGTATTACAACAACTAGGTGGGAATATGAAGTGGAAAAGCAGTCAAAGGGAGCATCAGAGGAGGAGTTGGAGGAGGAGTCAGAGGAGGAGTCGGAGGATGAGGTTGATTTCTCAAAAAAGGGGGGCACTCCCCAGCTGATGACCACCGACAAGGAATTAAACTTCTCAGACAGACCCAGCCGTGGCCCCTGGATCAATGGAGGCGACCCAGATCAAATCAGTACATGCCCGCATTGTCATCTGGCTCTGCCCGTCTCCACACTGCAGTGGCATGAG
- the xaf1 gene encoding XIAP-associated factor 1 isoform X1, whose product MEDKEATRTCGQCHKEVAEANFALHETHCSRFLCLCPDCNESVPRDQLKDHREEQHAEVSCSKCNKKMERSQLMDHEADECVERLQACQFCDLEVPSKELDGHSLVCGSRTELCRDCGCYVRLRDQPNHGLTCSVTEKSSSPLQATSRALKETEISVNCTRCMASFPVADIDEHEMECITTTRWEYEVEKQSKGASEEELEEESEEESEDEVDFSKKGGTPQLMTTDKELNFSDRPSRGPWINGGDPDQISTCPHCHLALPVSTLQWHEVKCRRHICLN is encoded by the exons ATGGAAGACAAGGAGGCAACACGCACCTGCGGCCAGTG CCACAAAGAGGTCGCTGAAGCCAACTTTGCTCTACATGAGACGCACTGCAGCCGATTCCTGTGTCTCTGCCCGGACTGCAATGAATCAgttcccagggatcagctgaaggATCACAGAGAGGAACAGCATGCAGAG GTGAGCTGCTCCAAGTGCAACAAGAAGATGGAACGTTCTCAGCTGATGGATCATGAG GCTGATGAATGTGTGGAGCGTCTGCAGGCATGCCAGTTTTGTGACCTGGAGGTGCCGTCGAAGGAGCTGGACGGACACAGCTTGGTGTGTGGGAGCCGCACTGAGCTCTGCAGAGACTGCGGCTGTTATGTCAGACTGAGAGACCAGCCCAATCATGGCTTGACCTGCTCAGTCACTGAGAAGTCATCAAGTCCCCTACAAGCGACCAGCAGGGCACTCAAAGAGA CAGAAATATCAGTGAATTGTACCAGATGTATGGCATCATTTCCAGTTGCTGATATAGACGAACATGAG ATGGAGTGTATTACAACAACTAGGTGGGAATATGAAGTGGAAAAGCAGTCAAAGGGAGCATCAGAGGAGGAGTTGGAGGAGGAGTCAGAGGAGGAGTCGGAGGATGAGGTTGATTTCTCAAAAAAGGGGGGCACTCCCCAGCTGATGACCACCGACAAGGAATTAAACTTCTCAGACAGACCCAGCCGTGGCCCCTGGATCAATGGAGGCGACCCAGATCAAATCAGTACATGCCCGCATTGTCATCTGGCTCTGCCCGTCTCCACACTGCAGTGGCATGAG